Proteins encoded within one genomic window of Empedobacter falsenii:
- a CDS encoding c-type cytochrome, whose product MKARFLKRIRLWSCAIILSTFSLANAQDAGKGYELFEANCTACHQIDGKLIGPELRNVEKRVQEEAGLGKEWLHSWIKDNKALRASGDAYANKIFAEYNNTEMLAFPNLSDGDIDNILAYTADPDGGKKAFDDAKAAKKKEAAAAKAAAAGNGGGAGTGVIAVGFVVLAALLLWILVRVNALVKATATDDLDSKEEKAAFSFANFFQKYQKVGGVLIAVLAFFALYNVYWGLMGIGVDKGYEPEQPIYFSHKVHAGVQGIDCQYCHSSAKYGKVSGIPSPNVCMNCHKTIKEYKGDYFEEELITSGKFADEEAVKNFYTGEIQKMYKAIGWNPETNKYDGPQKPIEWVRIHNMPDFVFFSHAQHVVAGEKAIKKAIKDGTIPNAKELNIGSGDQVCFACHGRVDEMNEVKMANDFTMGWCIECHRTTEVDMDNEYNKEYYAELHEKLKKQYGDATKITVDAIGGLECGKCHY is encoded by the coding sequence ATGAAGGCAAGATTTCTAAAAAGAATACGTTTATGGAGCTGCGCGATAATACTATCGACGTTCTCCTTAGCAAATGCCCAAGATGCAGGTAAAGGTTACGAATTATTCGAAGCCAACTGTACTGCATGTCACCAGATTGATGGTAAATTAATTGGGCCGGAATTACGTAATGTTGAGAAACGCGTACAAGAAGAAGCTGGACTTGGAAAAGAGTGGTTACACTCTTGGATTAAGGACAACAAAGCTTTACGTGCGTCTGGAGATGCGTATGCAAACAAAATTTTCGCTGAGTACAATAACACTGAAATGTTAGCTTTTCCTAACTTATCTGATGGTGATATTGATAATATTCTAGCGTATACTGCCGATCCTGATGGTGGTAAAAAGGCTTTTGATGATGCAAAAGCTGCAAAAAAGAAAGAAGCTGCTGCTGCTAAAGCTGCTGCTGCCGGAAACGGAGGTGGTGCTGGAACAGGAGTTATCGCAGTTGGATTTGTTGTATTAGCAGCATTATTATTGTGGATTTTGGTTCGCGTTAATGCATTAGTTAAAGCAACTGCAACTGATGATTTAGATTCTAAAGAAGAAAAAGCTGCTTTTTCTTTCGCAAACTTCTTCCAAAAATACCAAAAAGTTGGTGGTGTGTTAATCGCAGTATTAGCATTCTTTGCATTGTACAACGTGTATTGGGGATTAATGGGAATTGGTGTTGATAAAGGTTACGAGCCAGAACAACCAATTTATTTCTCTCACAAAGTTCACGCAGGTGTACAAGGTATCGACTGTCAGTACTGTCACAGTTCTGCTAAATACGGTAAAGTGTCTGGAATTCCTTCACCAAACGTATGTATGAACTGTCACAAAACAATCAAAGAATACAAAGGAGATTACTTCGAAGAAGAATTAATCACTTCTGGTAAATTCGCTGATGAGGAAGCAGTTAAGAACTTCTATACAGGAGAAATCCAAAAAATGTATAAAGCTATTGGATGGAATCCAGAAACGAACAAATACGATGGTCCGCAAAAACCAATCGAATGGGTACGTATCCACAATATGCCAGATTTCGTATTCTTTAGCCACGCACAACACGTTGTAGCTGGAGAGAAAGCGATTAAGAAAGCAATTAAAGATGGAACTATTCCAAATGCTAAAGAATTGAACATTGGATCAGGAGACCAAGTTTGTTTCGCATGTCACGGACGTGTTGATGAAATGAACGAAGTAAAAATGGCGAATGATTTCACAATGGGATGGTGTATCGAGTGTCACAGAACTACTGAGGTAGATATGGACAACGAGTATAACAAAGAATATTACGCAGAACTACACGAAAAACTGAAAAAACAGTACGGTGACGCAACTAAGATTACAGTTGATGCTATCGGAGGTTTAGAGTGTGGTAAATGTCATTATTAA
- a CDS encoding TAT-variant-translocated molybdopterin oxidoreductase codes for MASKKNYWKSFEELTDNTLNEKLTTNEFAEEIPVDNFLGNDNAMENSQTSRRDFLKILGFSTAAVTLAACEAPIVKSVPYVVKPENIMPGVPTYYASTIFDGYDYANVLVRTREGRPIRIDANKGAKYYGSTNARVQASVLSLYDSDKIKSPLTNAGENFKATSWKELDARVTKALASVGGKKVVILTSSLPSPTTKKLIAEFATKYPTTQHVVYDAISSTNALDAAQEVYGKRELPFYDLKNAELVVSFNADFLGDYNGGGMEGDYGVARKPGANMMRHIQVESVLSLTGANADTRYPLKPTDTEKVLAEVYNKLAGGSASSKEALAIAAELTAKGSKAVVMADGSKEAYAIAYAINQLLGSAAVSDKAVLLKESNDAVFNQFVAEAKAGQVGVLLNFQTNPIYNAKNAKEIEAAFKNIGLKVGLVEKLDETASVMDVIAPVTHGLESWNDFNPLTGVYSLQQPTIPRVFDSRQFQDSLIAWMTGVTKVTEVEDPNDPIMVMAVSATRQKVSPYYLYVKQNWESAILPKLGVDFNKALYNGYNETTETSAFTANTGVAAAAATKLAGAKATEWEIQFYSKAGLGDGTQANNPWLQELPDPITRNSWDNYLTVNPNDAEKLGIKIQDNYNVTNGRMQFDGEYVNLTVNGVVLENVPVFIQPGQAIGTVGLAFGYGRTKAGKVANNVGVNAFALYTGNVGASNVKIEKSSRSDKHEFANMQQQPTLMGRYEIAREVSLADFINTDRQEWNPVAKMPTWRGDSPVGEVDLWASFDRSTGPHFNLTIDMNSCTGCGACVIACQAENNVPTVGKEQMRMSRDMYWLRIDRYYSDVTYQDKDGKLTQKVALESDPDNEPQQYTRLIKPEAENPDVIFQPLMCQHCNHAPCETVCPVGATSHGRQGQNMMAYNRCVGTRYCANNCPYKVRRFNWFNWANNDKYDFHMNNDLGRMVLNPDVVVRTRGVIEKCSFCIQQTQAAILKAKKENRVVKDEEFMAAAACAAACGTGAMKFGDINDDKSEVRAASKDKRSYVLLEEIGTKPNVIYQVKVRNRKEQA; via the coding sequence ATGGCTTCGAAGAAAAATTACTGGAAAAGTTTTGAGGAGTTAACTGACAATACATTAAATGAAAAGTTAACTACCAACGAATTTGCAGAAGAAATTCCTGTAGATAATTTCTTAGGGAATGATAACGCCATGGAGAATAGTCAAACTTCACGACGTGACTTTTTGAAGATTTTAGGGTTCAGTACAGCTGCTGTTACTTTAGCAGCCTGTGAAGCTCCAATCGTAAAATCTGTTCCTTATGTAGTGAAACCAGAAAACATTATGCCTGGTGTACCTACTTATTATGCATCTACAATTTTTGATGGATACGATTACGCGAACGTATTAGTACGTACAAGAGAAGGTCGTCCAATTAGAATTGATGCAAACAAAGGCGCAAAATATTATGGTTCTACAAATGCACGTGTTCAGGCATCTGTATTATCATTATACGATTCTGATAAAATAAAATCACCTTTAACAAACGCAGGTGAAAACTTCAAAGCAACATCTTGGAAAGAGCTTGATGCACGTGTAACAAAAGCATTAGCATCAGTAGGAGGGAAAAAAGTAGTTATTTTAACTTCTTCTTTACCTTCACCAACAACTAAAAAGTTGATTGCTGAGTTTGCAACAAAATATCCAACAACTCAACACGTTGTTTATGATGCAATTTCTTCTACGAATGCATTAGATGCAGCGCAAGAAGTTTACGGAAAAAGAGAATTGCCATTCTACGATCTTAAGAATGCTGAATTAGTTGTTTCTTTCAACGCAGATTTCTTAGGTGATTACAATGGTGGTGGAATGGAAGGTGATTATGGTGTTGCTCGTAAACCAGGAGCAAACATGATGCGTCACATCCAAGTAGAATCTGTTTTATCTTTAACAGGTGCAAATGCTGATACACGTTATCCATTAAAACCAACTGATACTGAAAAAGTATTGGCTGAAGTTTATAATAAATTAGCAGGTGGTTCAGCTTCTTCTAAAGAAGCATTAGCTATTGCTGCTGAATTAACAGCAAAAGGTTCTAAAGCGGTTGTTATGGCAGATGGTTCGAAAGAAGCATACGCAATTGCATACGCAATTAATCAATTGTTAGGATCAGCTGCAGTTTCTGATAAAGCTGTTTTATTAAAAGAGTCTAACGATGCTGTATTTAATCAATTTGTTGCAGAAGCTAAAGCTGGACAAGTTGGGGTTTTATTAAACTTCCAAACAAATCCAATTTACAATGCTAAAAATGCAAAAGAAATTGAAGCAGCTTTCAAAAACATTGGACTTAAAGTTGGTTTAGTTGAAAAATTAGACGAAACTGCATCAGTAATGGACGTTATTGCTCCAGTTACTCACGGTTTAGAGTCTTGGAATGATTTCAACCCATTAACAGGTGTATATTCATTACAACAACCAACAATTCCACGTGTATTTGATTCTCGTCAATTCCAAGATTCATTAATCGCATGGATGACAGGAGTAACTAAAGTAACAGAAGTAGAAGATCCAAATGATCCAATTATGGTGATGGCGGTTTCTGCAACAAGACAAAAAGTTTCTCCATATTACTTATATGTAAAACAAAACTGGGAATCAGCTATTTTACCAAAATTAGGTGTAGATTTCAACAAAGCATTATACAATGGTTATAATGAAACGACTGAAACATCTGCATTTACTGCTAACACTGGTGTTGCTGCAGCGGCTGCTACAAAATTAGCTGGAGCTAAAGCAACAGAATGGGAAATTCAATTCTATTCTAAAGCTGGTTTAGGAGATGGTACACAAGCAAACAATCCTTGGTTACAAGAATTACCAGATCCAATTACACGTAACTCTTGGGATAACTATTTAACAGTTAATCCAAATGATGCGGAAAAATTAGGAATCAAAATTCAAGATAACTACAACGTTACAAACGGAAGAATGCAATTTGACGGTGAGTATGTAAACTTAACTGTTAATGGAGTAGTTTTAGAAAACGTTCCAGTATTCATCCAACCAGGTCAAGCAATCGGAACTGTAGGTTTAGCTTTCGGTTATGGTCGTACAAAAGCTGGTAAAGTTGCAAACAATGTAGGGGTTAATGCTTTCGCATTATATACTGGTAACGTAGGTGCATCTAATGTTAAGATTGAAAAATCTTCTCGTTCAGATAAACACGAATTTGCTAACATGCAACAACAACCAACATTGATGGGACGTTACGAAATTGCAAGAGAAGTTTCTTTAGCAGATTTCATCAACACAGATCGTCAAGAATGGAATCCAGTTGCGAAGATGCCAACATGGAGAGGAGATTCTCCAGTAGGTGAAGTTGACTTATGGGCTAGTTTTGATCGTTCTACAGGACCTCACTTCAATTTAACAATTGATATGAACTCTTGTACAGGATGTGGAGCGTGTGTGATTGCTTGTCAAGCAGAAAACAACGTACCAACTGTTGGTAAAGAGCAAATGCGTATGTCGAGAGATATGTATTGGTTAAGAATTGACCGTTACTACTCTGATGTTACTTACCAAGATAAAGACGGAAAATTAACTCAAAAAGTTGCGTTAGAATCTGATCCAGATAACGAACCACAACAATATACACGTTTAATTAAGCCAGAGGCTGAAAATCCAGATGTGATTTTCCAACCATTAATGTGTCAACACTGTAACCACGCTCCTTGTGAGACTGTGTGTCCAGTAGGTGCAACATCTCATGGTCGTCAAGGTCAAAACATGATGGCTTATAACCGTTGTGTTGGTACTCGTTACTGTGCAAATAACTGTCCTTACAAAGTACGTCGTTTCAACTGGTTTAACTGGGCGAACAATGACAAATACGACTTCCACATGAACAATGATTTAGGTCGTATGGTACTTAACCCAGACGTTGTTGTACGTACACGAGGAGTAATTGAGAAATGTTCATTCTGTATCCAACAAACTCAAGCTGCAATCTTAAAAGCTAAGAAAGAGAACAGAGTAGTTAAAGACGAAGAGTTTATGGCTGCTGCTGCTTGTGCTGCTGCTTGTGGAACAGGTGCGATGAAATTTGGTGATATCAATGATGATAAATCTGAAGTAAGAGCTGCATCGAAAGATAAACGTTCTTATGTTTTATTAGAAGAAATTGGTACAAAACCAAACGTTATCTATCAAGTAAAAGTTAGAAACAGAAAAGAACAAGCTTAA
- the nrfD gene encoding NrfD/PsrC family molybdoenzyme membrane anchor subunit, which translates to MSHYESQVREPLILGHKTYHDITVDIARPIETPASKLWWTCFSIAMVAFIFGVGAIAYTVGTGIGVWGLNRTINWGWDITNFVWWVGIGHAGTLISAVLLLFRQKWRMSVNRSAEAMTIFAVVQAALFPVIHMGRPWLMYWVFPIPNQFGSLWPNFNSPLLWDVFAISTYFSVSTVFWLMGLIPDFAMVRDRATKPFAKKIYGILSFGWGGGAKHWQRFEELSLVLAGLCTPLVFSVHTIVSFDFATSVIKGWHSTVYPPYFVAGAIFSGFAMVQTLLSVMRKVLHYEDYITRKHIEYMNIVIVVTGGMVAVAYLTELWIAWYSGSRYEDFTYFSPGAATGPYWWAFWALIICNVLVPGLLWIRPIRRNFFWTFVISIVVNIGMWFERFDIIVINLSRDYLPSSWTMFMPSWVDVGIFLGTMGFFSVLYLLYARTFPVISQSELKTILKSSGESYKKHHTEDEHHEH; encoded by the coding sequence ATGTCACATTACGAATCACAGGTAAGAGAACCCCTTATTTTAGGACATAAAACCTACCACGATATCACAGTAGACATTGCTCGTCCAATTGAGACGCCAGCAAGTAAGTTGTGGTGGACATGTTTCAGTATAGCAATGGTTGCATTCATCTTTGGTGTTGGAGCAATTGCTTATACAGTAGGAACTGGTATTGGTGTATGGGGATTGAATAGAACGATTAACTGGGGATGGGATATCACCAACTTCGTATGGTGGGTAGGTATCGGTCACGCTGGTACGTTAATCTCAGCCGTTTTATTATTATTCCGTCAAAAATGGAGAATGTCGGTTAACCGTTCTGCGGAAGCCATGACAATCTTCGCCGTTGTACAGGCAGCGTTATTCCCTGTAATTCACATGGGTCGTCCATGGTTAATGTACTGGGTATTCCCAATTCCTAACCAATTTGGATCTTTATGGCCTAACTTTAACTCACCATTATTATGGGACGTATTCGCGATTTCTACGTATTTCTCTGTATCAACAGTTTTCTGGTTGATGGGATTAATTCCTGACTTCGCTATGGTACGTGACCGTGCAACAAAACCATTCGCTAAGAAAATCTACGGAATCTTATCATTCGGATGGGGAGGTGGAGCAAAACATTGGCAACGTTTCGAAGAGTTATCTTTGGTATTAGCTGGTTTATGTACACCATTAGTATTCTCGGTACACACGATTGTATCTTTTGACTTCGCAACGTCGGTAATCAAAGGATGGCACTCAACAGTATATCCTCCATATTTCGTTGCCGGAGCTATTTTCTCTGGTTTCGCGATGGTACAAACATTATTAAGTGTAATGCGTAAAGTTTTACACTACGAAGATTATATCACACGTAAACACATCGAGTACATGAACATTGTAATCGTTGTAACAGGTGGTATGGTTGCAGTAGCATACTTAACAGAGTTATGGATCGCTTGGTATTCAGGATCTCGTTACGAAGACTTTACATACTTCTCTCCAGGAGCAGCAACAGGACCTTATTGGTGGGCATTCTGGGCGTTAATTATCTGTAACGTTTTAGTACCAGGATTATTATGGATTCGTCCAATTAGAAGAAACTTCTTCTGGACATTCGTTATCTCTATCGTAGTTAACATCGGTATGTGGTTCGAGCGTTTTGATATTATCGTTATCAACTTATCTCGTGACTATTTACCATCAAGCTGGACAATGTTTATGCCTTCATGGGTAGACGTAGGTATCTTCTTAGGTACTATGGGATTCTTTTCTGTGTTATACTTATTGTACGCACGTACATTCCCAGTTATTTCACAATCTGAATTAAAAACTATTTTGAAATCATCAGGCGAAAGCTATAAAAAACATCATACTGAAGATGAGCATCACGAACACTAA